From a single Onychomys torridus chromosome 9, mOncTor1.1, whole genome shotgun sequence genomic region:
- the LOC118591428 gene encoding olfactory receptor 4K15, translating to MNETNYSRVTEFVLLGLSSSKELQPFLFLIFSLLYLAILLGNFLIILTVNSDSRLHTPMYFLLANLSFIDICVASFATPKMLADFLVERKTISFNACLAQIFFVHLFTGGEMVLLVSMAYDRYVAICKPLHYMTIMSRRVCIILVIISWCVGFIHTTSQLAFTVNLPFCGPNQVDSFFCDLPLVTKLACIDTYVVSLLIVADSGFLSLSSFLLLVVSYTVILITVRNRSSASMAKARSTLTAHITVVTLFFGPCIFIYVWPFSSYSVDKVLAVFYTIFTPILNPVIYTLRNKDVKAAMSKLRSRYLKPGQVSALIRNVLIMETK from the coding sequence ATGAATGAAACAAATTACTCTCGGGTAACAGAGTTTGTGCTGTTGGGCCTGTCAAGTTCAAAGGAGCTCCAGCCTTTCCTATTTCTCATATTTTCACTGCTGTACCTAGCAATCCTGCTGGGAAACTTCCTCATTATCCTCACAGTGAATTCAGACTCTCGACTTCATACCCCCATGTACTTTCTGCTTGCAAACTTATCTTTTATAGATATATGTGTGGCTTCTTTTGCTACACCCAAAATGCTTGCTGACTTTCTGGTTGAACGAAAAACTATATCTTTTAATGCCTGCTTGGCTCAGATTTTCTTTGTTCATCTCTTTACTGGTGGTGAGATGGTACTTCTTGTATCCATGGCTTATGATCGCTATGTTGCAATATGCAAACCTCTCCACTATATGACAATCATGAGTCGCCGTGTGTGTATTATTCTGGTCATCATCTCCTGGTGTGTGGGTTTCATTCATACAACTAGCCAGTTGGCATTCACTGTTAACTTGCCATTTTGTGGTCCTAACCAAGTGGACAGTTTTTTCTGTGATCTGCCACTGGTAACCAAGCTAGCTTGCATAGACACTTATGTTGTCAGCTTACTAATAGTTGCAGATAGTGGCTTTCTCTCCTTGAGTTCATTTCTCCTCTTGGTTGTCTCCTACACTGTGATTCTCATTACAGTTAGGAATCGCTCCTCTGCTAGCATGGCCAAGGCCCGCTCCACCCTAACTGCTCACATCACTGTAGTCACACTCTTCTTTGGACCATGCATCTTCATCTATGTGTGGCCTTTTAGCAGTTATTCAGTTGACAAAGTCCTTGCTGTGTTCTACACCATCTTTACACCCATATTAAATCCAGTTATCTATACTTTAAGAAACAAAGATGTAAAAGCAGCTATGTCAAAGCTGAGGAGTCGCTATCTGAAGCCTGGACAGGTTTCTGCATTGATTAGAAATGTTCTTATTAtggaaacaaagtaa